The Tripterygium wilfordii isolate XIE 37 chromosome 4, ASM1340144v1, whole genome shotgun sequence genome has a window encoding:
- the LOC119996526 gene encoding ABC transporter I family member 11, chloroplastic-like isoform X3 has protein sequence MQSVFLSQRKGACFLLTSLSVLFVFFKKISLSILSGCPFNRHVEELTMDPSSHLSGCTRQSFLQARLYIFAINFHANFCSFGLIFGQSGSGKTTLLQLLAGLNKPTSGSIYFQKYSNDGNPNQTPEPLFPERVGIVFQFPERYFVADNVLDEVTFGWPRQKGGLQMREQLALKLQRAINWVGLTGIPLDKDPNSLSGGYKRRLALAIQLVQTPDLLILDEPLAGLADWKARADVVKLLKHLKREVTVLVVSHDLKELAALVDRSWRMEMGGVLREESPAI, from the exons ATGCAGTCAGTTTTTCTCTCCCAGAGAAAAGGTGCATGTTTTCTTCTGACATCATTATCAGTTTTGTTTGTCTTCTTCAAAAAGATATCATTATCAATTCTTTCTGGTTGTCCATTCAATCGTCATGTCGAAGAG CTAACCATGGATCCTTCTTCACATTTGTCTGGATGTACTCGGCAGAGTTTCCTCCAAGCACGGCTTTACATTTTTGCAATAAATTTTCATGCTAATTTTTGCAGTTTTGGACTGATTTTTGGACAGAGCGGAAGTGGAAAAACTACTTTGTTGCAG CTACTTGCAGGTCTAAACAAGCCAACATCAGGTTCAATTTACTTTCAGAAGTACAGCAATGACGGTAACCCGAACCAGACTCCCGAACCATTATTCCCTGAAAGAGTTGGTATTGTCTTCCAGTTTCCTGAAAG GTATTTTGTTGCGGATAATGTGCTTGATGAAGTCACATTTGGGTGGCCAAGGCAAAAGGGGGGGCTTCAAATGAGGGAGCAACTGGCTTTGAAACTTCAAAGAGCCATTAATTGG GTTGGATTGACTGGGATTCCCTTGGACAAAGATCCTAACTCCTTAAGCGGTGGCTACAAACGTCGGCTTGCCTTGGCAATTCAGTTA GTCCAAACCCCAGATTTATTGATATTGGATGAGCCTCTTGCTGGTCTTG CAGATTGGAAGGCACGTGCAGATGTTGTGAAGCTTTTAAAGCATCTGAAGAGAGAAGTAACTGTCCTTGTTGTCAGCCATGACCTCAA AGAGTTAGCAGCTCTGGTTGATCGATCTTGGAGAATGGAAATGGGCGGAGTTCTGAGGGAAGAGTCCCCAGCAATATAA
- the LOC119996526 gene encoding ABC transporter I family member 11, chloroplastic-like isoform X1 gives MASSILAFVPSLATPVAGKSRSRLGFRRHQASRVSCDYSCFEVKDISYQPPGTEINLLNAVSFSLPEKSFGLIFGQSGSGKTTLLQLLAGLNKPTSGSIYFQKYSNDGNPNQTPEPLFPERVGIVFQFPERYFVADNVLDEVTFGWPRQKGGLQMREQLALKLQRAINWVGLTGIPLDKDPNSLSGGYKRRLALAIQLVQTPDLLILDEPLAGLADWKARADVVKLLKHLKREVTVLVVSHDLKELAALVDRSWRMEMGGVLREESPAI, from the exons atggcgaGCTCCATTTTGGCATTCGTGCCCTCGCTCGCTACCCCGGTCGCTGGCAAATCGCGCTCCAG GTTAGGTTTCAGGAGACACCAGGCTTCCAGGGTCTCCTGCGATTACTCTTGCTTTGAA GTTAAGGACATTAGCTATCAACCTCCCGGAACTGAGATCAACCTTCTAAATGCAGTCAGTTTTTCTCTCCCAGAGAAAAG TTTTGGACTGATTTTTGGACAGAGCGGAAGTGGAAAAACTACTTTGTTGCAG CTACTTGCAGGTCTAAACAAGCCAACATCAGGTTCAATTTACTTTCAGAAGTACAGCAATGACGGTAACCCGAACCAGACTCCCGAACCATTATTCCCTGAAAGAGTTGGTATTGTCTTCCAGTTTCCTGAAAG GTATTTTGTTGCGGATAATGTGCTTGATGAAGTCACATTTGGGTGGCCAAGGCAAAAGGGGGGGCTTCAAATGAGGGAGCAACTGGCTTTGAAACTTCAAAGAGCCATTAATTGG GTTGGATTGACTGGGATTCCCTTGGACAAAGATCCTAACTCCTTAAGCGGTGGCTACAAACGTCGGCTTGCCTTGGCAATTCAGTTA GTCCAAACCCCAGATTTATTGATATTGGATGAGCCTCTTGCTGGTCTTG CAGATTGGAAGGCACGTGCAGATGTTGTGAAGCTTTTAAAGCATCTGAAGAGAGAAGTAACTGTCCTTGTTGTCAGCCATGACCTCAA AGAGTTAGCAGCTCTGGTTGATCGATCTTGGAGAATGGAAATGGGCGGAGTTCTGAGGGAAGAGTCCCCAGCAATATAA
- the LOC119996526 gene encoding ABC transporter I family member 11, chloroplastic-like isoform X2: MASSILAFVPSLATPVAGKSRSRLGFRRHQASRVSCDYSCFEVKDISYQPPGTEINLLNAVSFSLPEKSFGLIFGQSGSGKTTLLQLLAGLNKPTSGSIYFQKYSNDGNPNQTPEPLFPERVGIVFQFPERYFVADNVLDEVTFGWPRQKGGLQMREQLALKLQRAINWVGLTGIPLDKDPNSLSGGYKRRLALAIQLVQTPDLLILDEPLAGLDWKARADVVKLLKHLKREVTVLVVSHDLKELAALVDRSWRMEMGGVLREESPAI, translated from the exons atggcgaGCTCCATTTTGGCATTCGTGCCCTCGCTCGCTACCCCGGTCGCTGGCAAATCGCGCTCCAG GTTAGGTTTCAGGAGACACCAGGCTTCCAGGGTCTCCTGCGATTACTCTTGCTTTGAA GTTAAGGACATTAGCTATCAACCTCCCGGAACTGAGATCAACCTTCTAAATGCAGTCAGTTTTTCTCTCCCAGAGAAAAG TTTTGGACTGATTTTTGGACAGAGCGGAAGTGGAAAAACTACTTTGTTGCAG CTACTTGCAGGTCTAAACAAGCCAACATCAGGTTCAATTTACTTTCAGAAGTACAGCAATGACGGTAACCCGAACCAGACTCCCGAACCATTATTCCCTGAAAGAGTTGGTATTGTCTTCCAGTTTCCTGAAAG GTATTTTGTTGCGGATAATGTGCTTGATGAAGTCACATTTGGGTGGCCAAGGCAAAAGGGGGGGCTTCAAATGAGGGAGCAACTGGCTTTGAAACTTCAAAGAGCCATTAATTGG GTTGGATTGACTGGGATTCCCTTGGACAAAGATCCTAACTCCTTAAGCGGTGGCTACAAACGTCGGCTTGCCTTGGCAATTCAGTTA GTCCAAACCCCAGATTTATTGATATTGGATGAGCCTCTTGCTGGTCTTG ATTGGAAGGCACGTGCAGATGTTGTGAAGCTTTTAAAGCATCTGAAGAGAGAAGTAACTGTCCTTGTTGTCAGCCATGACCTCAA AGAGTTAGCAGCTCTGGTTGATCGATCTTGGAGAATGGAAATGGGCGGAGTTCTGAGGGAAGAGTCCCCAGCAATATAA